Genomic window (Campylobacter sp. RM16704):
GCTCTAAATGCAGCCACTGCAGCTATTCATCTAGCTTTAAGAGTTTTAGGTATTAAAGAAGGCGATGTGGTTTTAGCTTCAAGTTTTACTTTTATTGCTTCAGTAGCACCCATTTCTTACATGAATGCTACACCTGTATTTATTGATTGTGATGAAACTTATAATTTAGATGTAAATTTATTAAAAAAAGCTATCAAAGAAAGTCCTAAAAAACCAAAAGCTCTCATTTTAACACATCTTTATGGTAATGCTTCTAAAATGGATGAGATTGTCCAAATTTGTAAAGAAAATGAGATTTTTTTAATCGAAGATGCTGCTGAAGCTTTGGGAAGTTTTTACAAAAATAAAGCTTTAGGAACTTTTGGTGATTTTGGAGTATATTCTTTTAATGGTAATAAAATCATCACAACAGGTGGTGGTGGTATGCTTGTAAGTGAAAATCATGCTAATCTTGAAAAAGCAAGATTTTATAGTACTCAAGCTAGAGAAAATTGCCTTCATTATGAGCATAAAGAATATGGTTATAATTATAGAATGAGTAATATCTTAGGTGCGATTGGCACTGCTCAAATGGAGGTTTTAGAGGAAAGAGTAAACAAAAAGCGTGAAATTTATAGCTGGTATAAAGAATTTTTAAGTGGAACTTTTACTTTTTTAGATGAGCTTGAAAATTCTAGATCAAATCGTTGGCTAAGTACTGCTTTACTTGATTTTGATTTAAGTAAACTTAATACTTATGAAAAACATTGTATTTGTGAAAATAAAAATGTTCAAATTCAAGATAAAATTTTAAAAATCATACAAGTTTTAAAAGATAATAAAATCGAAAGTCGCCCACTTTGGAAACCTATGCATTTACAAGAACTTTACAAAGACTGCGATGCTTACTTAAATGGTAATAGTGAGTTTTTCTTTAGTAATGGAATTTGCCTTCCAAGTGCAACTACTATGAGTAAAGCTGATGTAGAAGAGGTTTCTACTTTAATCTTAAACACCTTAAAGGACTAAGATGGATTATAAAAGCAAACGCTTAGGTTTTTTTCTAGGTGCTGATATTTTACTTTTTGTTATAAGTATTTATTTGTCTTTTTCTTTACGCTTTAGTGCAGATATCCCGAGTGAATTTTATGAAGGTATGTTTAAAAGTGCTGTGATTTTGATTTTACTTAAAATCATTTTTCTAGCTTTTTTTAGAATTTATCAAGTTGCTTGGAGATTTTTCTCACTTAATGAAGCACGTAAATTAGTTATTGCTTTAGCTTTAGCTGAGCTTGTATTTTTAACAATTTATTATTTTTATGATGATTTTTTTAATCCTTTTCCAAGAAGCGTTATAGGAATAGATTTTGTTTTATCTTGCATGTTAATTGGAAGTTTGCGTATAAGCAAAAGAATGATAGTTGATTTTAGAAAGCCAAAATACAACGAAGAACACCCTTGTATAGTAGTTGGTGCTACTTCAAAGGCTTTGCATTTATTAAAAGGAGCCAAAGAAGGAAGCTTAGGGCTATTTCCTATAGCTGTAGTAGATGAGCGTAAAAATTTAATAGGTACTTATTGTGATAAATTTATAGTTGAAGAAAAAGAAGCGATTAGAAAATATACTTCTGAAGGTATTCATACTGCTATTATTGCTTTAAAACTTGAACAAGAAGAATTGAAAAAGCTTTTTGATGAACTCATTGCTTATGGGATTAATGATATAAAGCTTTTTTCTTTTACACAAAATGAAGCAAGAGACATAAGCATTGAAGATTTATTAGCACGTAAGCCAAAAGACTTAGATAATGCTTGTGTGATTGATTTTATCAAAGATAAAGTAGTTTTAGTTAGTGGAGCTGGCGGGACTATAGGAAGTGAGCTTTGCAAACAATGCATTAAATTTGGAGCAAAACACTTAATTATGCTTGATCATAGCGAGTATAATTTATACAAAATCAATGAAGAATTAAGCTTACATAGAGAAAAAATTGAACCTATTATGATGAGTATTTTAGACAAAGAAGCTTTAGAAAAACTTTTACAAGAAAAAAACATAGATTTAATTTTACATGCAGCAGCTTATAAACACGTACCTTTGTGTGAGCAAAATCCACATTCAGCTATTTTAAATAACATTATAGGCACTAAAAATTTGATCGATCTCGCAAAAACTTATAAAGTTGCTAAATTTGTTATGATAAGCACTGATAAAGCTGTAAGACCGACTAATATCATGGGTTGTACAAAAAGAATTTGCGAACTTTATGCACTAAGTTCAAGTTGTGAAAATTTTGAAGTAGCTTGTGTGCGTTTTGGAAATGTTTTAGGCTCAAGTGGAAGTGTTATACCTAAATTTAAAGCTCAAATTGCGGCTAATGAGCCACTTACTCTTACTCATCCTGATATAGTGCGTTATTTTATGCTAGTGGATGAAGCTGTGCAACTTGTTTTACAAGCTGCTGCTATTGCTAAAGGTGGAGAGTTATTTGTACTTGATATGGGTGAACCAGTAAAAATTATGGATCTAGCTAAAAAAATGCTTTTACTTTCTAATAAGAAATTAGAAATCAAAATTACCGGACTTAGAAAAGGTGAAAAGCTCTATGAAGAACTTTTAATTCACGAAAATGATTTAAAAACTCAATACGAAAGTATTTTTGTCACCACTAGTGAAATTAAAGATTTAAAAATTTTAAATCAAGAAATAGAAAGATTACTTCAAAGCTCAGATCCTGCAAAAGTTTTAAAGGAAATTGTGCCTGAGTTTAACCACAATAAAAATGGAGAATAATTAAATTCTAATTTTATTTTAAAATGATATAATATGCACTTTCAATTGATTAATAAAAATAAAAATGATACAATTACATATTTTAATGTAATTAATAATCTAATAAAGGAAAAAAAGTGAAGTTATTAGTAGTTGATGATAGTTCTACCATGAGAAGAATAATCAAAAATACTCTTGTGAGATTAGGTCATAAAGATGTTTTAGAAGCTGAACATGGTGTTGAAGCTTGGGATTTACTTTCACAAAATGATGATATTAAAATTTTAATTACAGACTGGAATATGCCTGAAATGAATGGCTTGGAACTAGTAAAAAAAGTAAGAGCAGAAGAAAAATACGCTGATATGCCTATTATTATGGTAACAACAGAAGGTGGTAAAGCTGAAGTTATCACTGCTTTAAAAGCAGGCGTAAATAACTACATTGTAAAACCTTTTACTCCTCAAGTATTAAAAGAAAAACTTGAAGATGTTCTAGGAACTAACGAAGGTTAATCATCTAAGTTTTTATGCAAACATATTATTACGAACTTTTTTTTCAAACAGATAAGGAATATTTAAATTTATTCCTTGATCTTGTTTTTTCTTTAAATATAGATGCAATAGAAGAAAAAAACAATGGAATTTATATACGTTCTGAAGAAAATTTAGAACTCATTCAAATAGCCTTACAAAATTTTCACCTAAAATTGTGTAAAAAATTAAACACCAGTATCAATTACCACTCTACTTTAAACAAAAAAGAAAATAAAAATTGGATAGAAGAATATAAAAAAAGCATACAGGCTTTAACTATTGGCAATATTCACATTCACACTACTTGGCAAGAAGCTAAAAAAGATAAAATTAATATCATAATAGATCCTGCTCTAGCTTTTGGCTCAGGACATCATGAAAGCACTTATACTTGCATAGAATTTTTACAAAAGTACACAGATAACTCTAAATCTTGTTTAGATGTGGGCTGTGGAAGTGGAATTTTAAGCATTATTATGGCTAAACTTGGAGCAAAAGTACAAGCTTGTGATACTGATGAATTAGCTATAGTCGCAAGTAAAGAAAATGCTAAATTAAATCAAGTTAGTTTTGATGATATTTGGGTTGGTTCTATTAATAAAAGCTTACATAAATATGATATAGTTGTAGCAAATATCATTGCTGATATTTTAATCATACTAGAAAAGGATTTAAAAGAAAAAACTAAAGAGGGTGGAATTTTAATCTTATCTGGTATTTTAAACAAATATGAAGAAAAAATTAAAGATAAATTCAAAGATTTAACTTTGTTAGAGTGCAAACACAAAGGAGAATGGTTGAGTTTAGTTTATAAAAAGGAAAAAAATAATGAATAAAAAATCAAATGATTTAAAAGATAATCAAAACAATAATAACTTTTTTAATAAAAATCCCATTTTTATTTTTGCTATATTTGCCATTATAGCTATCCTTTTATTTAAAGGGCTTTCTGATGATGGTAACATGGGAATTATGGGTGGAGAAAATACTAAAAAAGTTACTTATTCTGAGTTAAAAACTTTAATTGAAAATAATCAAATAGCCCAAGTTAACATAGGTCAAACTACCATAAAAGCTGTATCTAAAGCAGGAAATATGATATATATCACCAAAAAAGTTCCAAATGATGCTACATTTGTGCCTTTACTTGATTCAAAAGGTGTTTCTTATGGAGCTTTTAATGAAAGCAATTGGTTTATAGATATCTTACTTTCTTGGGTTTTACCGGTATTTATCTTCTTTGGTATATGGATGTTTTTAGCCTCTCGTATGCAAAAAAATATGGGTGGATCCATACTTGGCATAGGAAGTTCTAAAAAACTTGTTAATTCAGAAAAACCAAAGGTCAAATTTAATGATGTAGCAGGTGTTGAAGAAGCAAAAGAAGAAGTTAAAGAAATTGTTGATTTTTTAAAATATCCTGAAAGATATATTAATCTTGGAGCAAAAATTCCAAAGGGACTTTTGCTTGTAGGTCCTCCAGGCACAGGTAAAACTTTGCTTGCAAAAGCAGTAGCAGGCGAAGCTGATGTACCATTTTTTAGTGTATCAGGCTCATCTTTTATAGAAATGTTTGTGGGCGTTGGAGCTAGTAGGGTTAGAGATTTATTTGAAAATGCTAAAAAAGAAGCTCCAGCTATTGTATTTATAGATGAGATTGATGCTATAGGAAAATCTCGTGCAGCAAGTGGTATGATGGGTGGAAATGATGAAAGAGAACAAACTCTAAATCAACTTTTAGCAGAAATGGATGGTTTTGGTACTGAAAGCTCACCAGTAATTGTTTTAGCAGCTACAAATCGCCCTGAAGTTTTAGATGCTGCTTTACTTAGACCTGGGCGTTTTGATAGGCAAGTTTTGGTTGATAAACCAGATTTTAAAGGTAGATGTGATATTTTAAAAGTACATATGAAAGATGTTAAAATTTCATCTGAAGTAAAAGTGGAAGATATAGCAAGATTAACAGCAGGTCTCGCAGGTGCTGATTTAGCAAACATCATCAATGAAGCAGCTTTACTTGCAGGTAGAGATTCTAAAAAACATGTTGAACAAAAAGACTTGGTTGAAGCAGTAGAAAGAGCTATAGCAGGTCTTGAGAAAAAATCACGCAGAATCAATGATAAAGAGAAAAAAATCGTAACATATCATGAATGTGGTCATGCACTAATAGCTGAAACCACAAAAGGTGCAAAAAAAGTAAGTAAAGTTTCTGTTATACCTCGTGGTTTAGCAGCTTTAGGCTATACATTAAATACTCCTGAAGAAAATAAATTCTTAATGCAAAAGCATGAACTTTTAGCCGAAGTAGATGTGCTTTTAGGGGGACGTGCAGCTGAAGAAATTTTTATCAAAGAAATTTCAACAGGTGCAAGTAACGATCTTGAACGTGCAACTGATATTATAAAAGCTATGATTTCTATGTATGGTATGAGTGAGATAGCAGGCTTAATGGTGCTTGAAAAGCAAAGAAATACTTTTTTAAGTGGCGGACAAACTATAA
Coding sequences:
- the ftsH gene encoding ATP-dependent zinc metalloprotease FtsH, whose protein sequence is MNKKSNDLKDNQNNNNFFNKNPIFIFAIFAIIAILLFKGLSDDGNMGIMGGENTKKVTYSELKTLIENNQIAQVNIGQTTIKAVSKAGNMIYITKKVPNDATFVPLLDSKGVSYGAFNESNWFIDILLSWVLPVFIFFGIWMFLASRMQKNMGGSILGIGSSKKLVNSEKPKVKFNDVAGVEEAKEEVKEIVDFLKYPERYINLGAKIPKGLLLVGPPGTGKTLLAKAVAGEADVPFFSVSGSSFIEMFVGVGASRVRDLFENAKKEAPAIVFIDEIDAIGKSRAASGMMGGNDEREQTLNQLLAEMDGFGTESSPVIVLAATNRPEVLDAALLRPGRFDRQVLVDKPDFKGRCDILKVHMKDVKISSEVKVEDIARLTAGLAGADLANIINEAALLAGRDSKKHVEQKDLVEAVERAIAGLEKKSRRINDKEKKIVTYHECGHALIAETTKGAKKVSKVSVIPRGLAALGYTLNTPEENKFLMQKHELLAEVDVLLGGRAAEEIFIKEISTGASNDLERATDIIKAMISMYGMSEIAGLMVLEKQRNTFLSGGQTIKDYSDKMAQDLDEYVKKTLDERYVGVKEILKTYSGAIEIMVQALYEEETIDGAKVREIIKNYEEENNLPTRLEEKEQETTKEN
- a CDS encoding chemotaxis response regulator CheY; the protein is MKLLVVDDSSTMRRIIKNTLVRLGHKDVLEAEHGVEAWDLLSQNDDIKILITDWNMPEMNGLELVKKVRAEEKYADMPIIMVTTEGGKAEVITALKAGVNNYIVKPFTPQVLKEKLEDVLGTNEG
- the pglE gene encoding UDP-N-acetylbacillosamine transaminase, yielding MRFFLSAPHMSGKELEYIHKAFESNYIAPLGEFVNALEQSIKDYTKSSNALALNAATAAIHLALRVLGIKEGDVVLASSFTFIASVAPISYMNATPVFIDCDETYNLDVNLLKKAIKESPKKPKALILTHLYGNASKMDEIVQICKENEIFLIEDAAEALGSFYKNKALGTFGDFGVYSFNGNKIITTGGGGMLVSENHANLEKARFYSTQARENCLHYEHKEYGYNYRMSNILGAIGTAQMEVLEERVNKKREIYSWYKEFLSGTFTFLDELENSRSNRWLSTALLDFDLSKLNTYEKHCICENKNVQIQDKILKIIQVLKDNKIESRPLWKPMHLQELYKDCDAYLNGNSEFFFSNGICLPSATTMSKADVEEVSTLILNTLKD
- a CDS encoding 50S ribosomal protein L11 methyltransferase; protein product: MQTYYYELFFQTDKEYLNLFLDLVFSLNIDAIEEKNNGIYIRSEENLELIQIALQNFHLKLCKKLNTSINYHSTLNKKENKNWIEEYKKSIQALTIGNIHIHTTWQEAKKDKINIIIDPALAFGSGHHESTYTCIEFLQKYTDNSKSCLDVGCGSGILSIIMAKLGAKVQACDTDELAIVASKENAKLNQVSFDDIWVGSINKSLHKYDIVVANIIADILIILEKDLKEKTKEGGILILSGILNKYEEKIKDKFKDLTLLECKHKGEWLSLVYKKEKNNE
- the pglF gene encoding UDP-N-acetylglucosamine 4,6-dehydratase (configuration-retaining) — encoded protein: MDYKSKRLGFFLGADILLFVISIYLSFSLRFSADIPSEFYEGMFKSAVILILLKIIFLAFFRIYQVAWRFFSLNEARKLVIALALAELVFLTIYYFYDDFFNPFPRSVIGIDFVLSCMLIGSLRISKRMIVDFRKPKYNEEHPCIVVGATSKALHLLKGAKEGSLGLFPIAVVDERKNLIGTYCDKFIVEEKEAIRKYTSEGIHTAIIALKLEQEELKKLFDELIAYGINDIKLFSFTQNEARDISIEDLLARKPKDLDNACVIDFIKDKVVLVSGAGGTIGSELCKQCIKFGAKHLIMLDHSEYNLYKINEELSLHREKIEPIMMSILDKEALEKLLQEKNIDLILHAAAYKHVPLCEQNPHSAILNNIIGTKNLIDLAKTYKVAKFVMISTDKAVRPTNIMGCTKRICELYALSSSCENFEVACVRFGNVLGSSGSVIPKFKAQIAANEPLTLTHPDIVRYFMLVDEAVQLVLQAAAIAKGGELFVLDMGEPVKIMDLAKKMLLLSNKKLEIKITGLRKGEKLYEELLIHENDLKTQYESIFVTTSEIKDLKILNQEIERLLQSSDPAKVLKEIVPEFNHNKNGE